CACGTACGTGTTTGGCATAAGCTTCAATGTTAGAAATACTGGGCGTGTTTTCAGCAATTTGGGCTAAATAGACAAAGCCACCAATGGTCTCCTCAGATCCTGTTTTTTTAACCTGTTCTTTAACTGTAAGAATATCAGCAGGTTGGTCGTGCTGTAATAGGACGGTGATGGCATTAAAAATAATTCTATGCGAGGCGTTGTAAAAATCTGCCTCAGTTAAAATATCTGCAACACGATCCCATGCTTCATTGTGCAATAATAAGCCACCCAAAACAGATTGTTCTGATTCGATTGAATTGGGCGGTATTTTGGCGTTTTTGATATCCATTGGCTTTTAAGCACCTTTTAATTTTAACACACAATGAGTTGGTTTTTTATGCTTCTTGAGAAGCCTCAATAACAACTTTAATACTCACTGTAATATCTGTATGTAAATCAACACTGATTTCATATTCACCCGTATGGCGAATTGCCTCAGGCATGTTGATATTGCGCTTTTCAACTTTAAAACCACTTGCTGCAAGACTTGTTTGAATGTCAGTGGTATTGATGGAGCCAAATAATTTGCCTTCTTCGCCCGCATTGGCTTGGATGGTGCAAACAGTACCTACCATTTTGGTTTCAATTGCTTGTGCATTTTTAAGTGTTTCAGCCTCAGAGGCTTGTAACTCGGCTTTAATCAATTCAAATTCAGCCAAGTTTGCTTTAGTTGCAGGCTTGACTTTGCCTTGAGGAATTAAAAAGTTACGAGCATAGCCTGCTTTAACATTAGCTAGGTCGCCTAAGCTGCCTAATTTTTGGATTTTTTCTAATAAAATTACTTGCATGATAAACTCCTATTTCTTGTGCTTGTCAGTATAAGGAATAAGGGCTAAAAATCTAGCTCTTTTAATGGCAGTTGTTAGTTGACGTTGAAATTTAGCACTGGTGCCTGTCATTCTTGATGGCGTGATTTTGCCACTTTCATCAATGTTTTTAAGTAGTGTATCAACATCTTTATAATCAATTCTTGTAACGCCTGCTGCCGTAAAACGGCAAAAAGCGTTAATTTTAATTTGAGGTCTACGTTTTCTTTTTACTTGCTTGGCCATTATGATTTCCCCTTTTCTTTGTCTTTATTAACCATCATGATTGAAGGTGTGGTGATTGCTTTATCTTCAGAAGTGATTAAATTTCTAAGAATGGCATCGTTAAAACGGAAATTATAATCAAGTTTATCAAGCACTTCTTGATCGCACTCAATGTTCATCATTAAGTAATGCGCTTTATAAATTTTTTTGATTGGATAGGCCAAATGTTTACGTCCCCAGTCTTCTTCTCTGTGAATTTTACCACCACCAGCGGCGGTGATTTCTTTGTACTTGTCCATCATTGTGCCTACCTGAGCTGACTGGTCAGGGTGGACAATCAGTGTAATCTCATAATGTCTCATGAGTTGTATCTCCTTATGGTTATTATAGTAGCTTGGAGCACTGCGCTCTCAAGCAAGGAAGCGGGTATTTTATACTAGTTATTTGTTTTTAACAATCGTTTAACGTTATATATTGTATGAAAAAATCTTTTACGGGCGGATTTTGTTAAAATTCAGATAATTTTATTATCTTGTGTTTTTATTTTGTTTAAACAATTGACCATTGCTTTAATTTTGCTAAGTACGGTAACTTTTTCCGTGTATTTAAGTCATTTAAGCCAGTTACTTGATGATGCGTTTTCTGACAAGGCAAGTGCAGATATTTTGAGTTTTGAGCAGCAACCCAAAGCGATGATTAATATGCTTTTACTGGTGGAAGACCAGTCATTTTTTAAACATTCTGGTGTGGATTTTAAAGAAATTACCAGGGTTGTTTGTGATTATATATTTTATGACAAGCCACTTCGTGGGGCGAGCACCATAACGATGCAGTTAATCAAAAATACCTTGTTAAATAGAGAGCGAAGTTTAGGGCGAAAGGTCAAGGAAGCATTGATGGCGTTATTATTGGAGCACTCGTTTGATAAAAAATTCATACTCAATCGTTACATAAATACTGTGTATTTAGGTCAAAAAGGCAACATAAGTATTAATGGCTTTACCAATGCCACTCGGTTTTATTTTAATAAAGAAGTAGCGGTGTTATCATTAGAAGAAATGGCTACGCTTGTGGCTTTGATTAAAGGTCCTGATTATTATCATCCAGTTAGACATTCGTTAAGACTACTTAAACGCAAGCAATTGGTTTTATCTATCTACCACAAGTTTGAGAAAATTGTAAAATAACAAAATGATGAATTTATTAGCAATTGATACGTGTACTGATACGTGCTCAGTAAGTCTGCACACGCAAGGTGAAATATTTTCTCGTTTTGTTCAAGGTGTGGAGAAAAGTTCAGGTTTAATATTATCACTTTGTGATGAGGTTTTTAAAGCCGGTCAATTGTTACCATCTGCTTTGGGCGGTATTATTTACACCAAAGGCCCTGGTGCTTTTACAGGGGTTAGGATGTGCGTCAGTGTGGTTCAGGGCATATCATTGGCACATAACATTCCTACAATGGAGGTTTCAACACTTGAGTTGCTTGGATTTGGTGCGTTTAAAAAATACAATACCAACAAGATTGCCATTGCGCTTGACGCGCGCATGAGTGAGGTATATTGGGGTATTTATCAAAACCAAGTCTTATCTAAGGAAAGTTTACAAAAGCCTAATGAGGTGGACACATTTGGAAAAGATTTTATTGGTGTGGGTAGTGGATGGGGCGCTTATGAAAATGAACTTATTCAACAAACGGGTATTGGTACTTATATTGCCGATTTTTATCCAAAGGCTGAAAACCTTATAGCGCTTTACTTAACCTATGTTAACAAAAACATTAATTTTAGCAATAAGTTAGCATTGCCAACTTATTTACGTAATAATGTTGCACATAAGTCGCTAAAATAATGTGTTTTATAAGTTTAAATAACTAACAGGATTGATTTATGTGGAAATGGATTCAAGCGTTTGCTTCGCCTAAAAACTTCTATCAAATTAGTCAAAAAATTATCCCTTGGTTTTTATTTCCTTTTATTGTTTTAACATTGGTGGGTTTGTACTGGGGGTTGATTGTGGCACCCATTGATTACCAACAAGGTGAGAGTTATCGTATTATGTTTATTCATGTGCCTGCTGCATGGATGAGTATGTTTATTTATTTGGTATTGGCGATTTCGGGCGGTATTGGCCTGATTTGGCAAATTAAATTAGCATACGTGGTTGCCAAGGTGTCAGCGCCCATTGGGGCGGCATTTACCTTTTTAGCTTTGGTTACTGGCGCAGTTTGGGGAAAACCGATGTGGGGTACTTGGTGGGTGTGGGACGCACGTTTAACCTCAGAGTTAATTTTGCTGTTTTTGTATTTGGCTTATATGTCACTTAATAATGCATTTGATAATCCTAAAACCGCATCTAAGGCTTCTTCAGTGTTGGCGATTGTGGGTTTGATTAATTTGCCCATTATTCATTATTCGGTTAAGTGGTGGAACACCTTACACCAAGGTGCGTCAGTCAGCGTCAATAAAGTGGCCGTTCAAGATGCTGATATGTTGATCGCACTATTATTAATGGGCATGGCATTTAAGTTTTTATATGGCGCGCTTATGCTAATGAGGGCTAGAGA
This Abyssogena phaseoliformis symbiont OG214 DNA region includes the following protein-coding sequences:
- the rplI gene encoding 50S ribosomal protein L9 — protein: MQVILLEKIQKLGSLGDLANVKAGYARNFLIPQGKVKPATKANLAEFELIKAELQASEAETLKNAQAIETKMVGTVCTIQANAGEEGKLFGSINTTDIQTSLAASGFKVEKRNINMPEAIRHTGEYEISVDLHTDITVSIKVVIEASQEA
- the rpsR gene encoding 30S ribosomal protein S18 — translated: MAKQVKRKRRPQIKINAFCRFTAAGVTRIDYKDVDTLLKNIDESGKITPSRMTGTSAKFQRQLTTAIKRARFLALIPYTDKHKK
- the rpsF gene encoding 30S ribosomal protein S6, with translation MRHYEITLIVHPDQSAQVGTMMDKYKEITAAGGGKIHREEDWGRKHLAYPIKKIYKAHYLMMNIECDQEVLDKLDYNFRFNDAILRNLITSEDKAITTPSIMMVNKDKEKGKS
- a CDS encoding biosynthetic peptidoglycan transglycosylase, with protein sequence MFKQLTIALILLSTVTFSVYLSHLSQLLDDAFSDKASADILSFEQQPKAMINMLLLVEDQSFFKHSGVDFKEITRVVCDYIFYDKPLRGASTITMQLIKNTLLNRERSLGRKVKEALMALLLEHSFDKKFILNRYINTVYLGQKGNISINGFTNATRFYFNKEVAVLSLEEMATLVALIKGPDYYHPVRHSLRLLKRKQLVLSIYHKFEKIVK
- the tsaB gene encoding tRNA (adenosine(37)-N6)-threonylcarbamoyltransferase complex dimerization subunit type 1 TsaB, with protein sequence MMNLLAIDTCTDTCSVSLHTQGEIFSRFVQGVEKSSGLILSLCDEVFKAGQLLPSALGGIIYTKGPGAFTGVRMCVSVVQGISLAHNIPTMEVSTLELLGFGAFKKYNTNKIAIALDARMSEVYWGIYQNQVLSKESLQKPNEVDTFGKDFIGVGSGWGAYENELIQQTGIGTYIADFYPKAENLIALYLTYVNKNINFSNKLALPTYLRNNVAHKSLK
- a CDS encoding heme ABC transporter permease translates to MWKWIQAFASPKNFYQISQKIIPWFLFPFIVLTLVGLYWGLIVAPIDYQQGESYRIMFIHVPAAWMSMFIYLVLAISGGIGLIWQIKLAYVVAKVSAPIGAAFTFLALVTGAVWGKPMWGTWWVWDARLTSELILLFLYLAYMSLNNAFDNPKTASKASSVLAIVGLINLPIIHYSVKWWNTLHQGASVSVNKVAVQDADMLIALLLMGMAFKFLYGALMLMRARDEVLVTEQNSSWVKKVIMEHG